In one Oreochromis aureus strain Israel breed Guangdong linkage group 2, ZZ_aureus, whole genome shotgun sequence genomic region, the following are encoded:
- the emx3 gene encoding empty spiracles homeobox 3, which translates to MFQHGGNKKCFTIESLVGKDGSSHGGGSGEEPIRPTALRFPDSLHPAAAAGVFGSCFQGSNGRTLFPDMVLQEPGTHAQGPGGLPLHPLQIPPQSFFSPQHRDALSFYPWVLRSRYLGHRFQGEDSSPENLLLHGPFSRKPKRIRTAFSPSQLLRLERAFEKNHYVVGAERKQLASGLCLTETQVKVWFQNRRTKHKRQKLEEESPEAQQKRKGSQHVSRWRAATQQAGGEDVDVISED; encoded by the exons ATGTTCCAGCACGGCGGAAACAAGAAGTGCTTCACCATCGAGTCTCTGGTCGGGAAGGACGGGAGCAGCCACGGCGGCGGCTCCGGGGAGGAGCCCATCCGGCCCACGGCGCTGCGCTTCCCGGACTCCCTGCACCCGGCCGCTGCCGCCGGAGTGTTCGGCTCCTGCTTCCAGGGGAGCAACGGGAGGACTTTGTTCCCGGACATGGTGCTGCAGGAGCCCGGTACACACGCGCAGGGCCCCGGCGGGCTGCCGCTGCACCCGCTTCAGATCCCCCCGCAGAGCTTCTTCAGCCCGCAGCACCGGGACGCGCTCAGCTTCTACCCGTGGGTGCTGCGGAGCCGGTACCTGGGACACCGCTTCCAAG gtGAGGACAGCAGTCCGGAGAACCTGCTGCTTCACGGTCCATTCTCCAGGAAACCCAAACGGATCCGGACGGCGTTCTCGCCCTCGCAGCTGCTCCGCCTCGAGCGAGCCTTCGAGAAAAATCACTACGTGGTCGGAGCCGAGAGGAAGCAGCTGGCCAGCGGGCTGTGCCTGACCGAGACACAG GTGAAGGTGTGGTTTCAGAACCGCAGGACGAAGCACAAGCGGCAGAAGTTGGAGGAAGAGTCTCCTGAAGCTCAGCAGAAGAGGAAGGGCAGCCAGCACGTGAGCCGCTGGAGAGCCGCGACACAGCAGGCCGGCGGCGAGGACGTGGACGTGATCAGCGAGGACTAG